The following coding sequences lie in one Alloacidobacterium dinghuense genomic window:
- a CDS encoding fused MFS/spermidine synthase: MALLTFLYACVVFLSAFLLFLVQPMVAKQLLPVLGGSAAVWTTCLVFFQSALLLGYLYADFLATRLRPRAQALSHVTLLAAALATLGLHIRANQWAATWHPMLTVFGLLGLIIGLPYLALSATTPLLQSWYTGSFRAGWSYRMFSLSNAGALLALLCYPTLIEPHVTLKAQTRGFSTGFFVFAVLCGGIAWSVRQTLPERIQRQETENADGSISAQQKALWLLLPGCASLLLCAFTSHLSQNVAAIPLLWILPLSAYLLSFIIAFHSPQAYPRWLMVRLAACTLGILGYLAHDVHQALPVQLSVPLYCVCLFVLCFFFHGELYRLRPTAGSATGFYLVLSLGSALGSLFVGVFAPNFFRANYEMGIGLVLSAVLGLIVMWNFGIVARLFWSGLAIALIWIATVQARAWQQDALVQLRSFYGTLRVTQTHWPPLAGTTRTLYHGTIQHGVQFFGNGMRMQPASYYGPYSGVGLALRLCCEGRKKHIGAVGLGAGTIAAYGQTGDVFRFYEIDPLVERIARELFTYLRETPAHTDVVLGDARYSISREHGDPYDVIILDAFSGDAVPVHLLTQQALTLYRKHLAPDGILAFHISSQYLDLEPVLAREAQQDGMHAITIHSGGDESHGIFIADWVLLTNNEQFLAKPDIVRVAHPSLLRSDVNLWTDDYSSILPLLKWPPRAH; encoded by the coding sequence ATGGCTCTGCTCACTTTTCTCTACGCCTGTGTCGTGTTCCTGAGTGCCTTTCTGCTTTTTCTGGTGCAACCAATGGTGGCCAAGCAGCTTTTGCCGGTGCTTGGCGGCTCGGCTGCAGTGTGGACAACCTGCCTCGTTTTTTTCCAGTCAGCTTTACTTCTTGGCTATCTATATGCTGATTTTCTGGCGACGCGCCTGCGGCCTCGCGCGCAAGCTCTCAGCCACGTAACGCTGCTGGCAGCCGCTCTGGCAACGCTCGGCCTGCATATCCGCGCGAATCAGTGGGCAGCAACGTGGCATCCGATGCTGACCGTCTTCGGCCTCTTAGGCCTGATCATCGGGCTGCCCTATCTCGCCTTATCCGCAACGACTCCGCTCTTGCAGTCGTGGTACACAGGAAGTTTTCGCGCGGGCTGGTCGTACAGAATGTTTTCGCTGTCGAATGCAGGGGCGCTGCTGGCTTTGCTCTGTTACCCGACACTCATCGAGCCCCATGTCACATTGAAGGCGCAGACACGCGGATTCTCGACTGGATTCTTCGTCTTCGCCGTTCTGTGTGGCGGCATCGCCTGGAGCGTGCGGCAGACATTGCCGGAACGAATTCAGCGTCAGGAAACAGAGAATGCAGATGGATCGATCTCCGCGCAGCAGAAGGCGCTGTGGCTGCTGCTGCCGGGCTGTGCGTCTCTGCTGCTATGCGCTTTCACCAGCCATCTCAGCCAGAATGTTGCGGCGATCCCTCTGCTCTGGATCTTGCCGCTCTCGGCCTACCTGCTTAGCTTTATCATCGCGTTTCATTCGCCGCAGGCATATCCGCGATGGCTGATGGTGAGACTTGCGGCGTGCACGCTCGGCATTCTTGGGTACCTTGCGCACGATGTGCATCAGGCGCTTCCAGTCCAGCTTTCCGTGCCGCTCTATTGTGTGTGCCTGTTTGTGCTCTGTTTCTTTTTTCATGGCGAGCTGTACCGATTGCGCCCCACTGCTGGATCAGCCACAGGTTTCTATCTGGTGCTATCACTCGGCTCTGCGCTGGGGTCTCTGTTCGTCGGAGTATTTGCGCCGAACTTCTTCCGCGCCAATTATGAAATGGGGATCGGCCTGGTGCTCTCTGCTGTTCTGGGCCTGATCGTGATGTGGAACTTCGGCATTGTGGCGCGGCTCTTCTGGAGCGGTCTAGCTATTGCCCTCATCTGGATCGCCACAGTGCAAGCGCGTGCCTGGCAACAGGATGCCCTGGTCCAGTTGCGCAGCTTCTATGGCACACTCCGTGTGACGCAAACGCATTGGCCACCCCTCGCAGGGACCACACGAACGCTGTATCACGGAACCATTCAGCATGGAGTCCAGTTTTTCGGCAACGGAATGCGCATGCAGCCAGCCTCGTACTACGGACCATACTCGGGCGTCGGCCTGGCGCTGCGTCTCTGCTGTGAAGGTCGCAAGAAGCACATCGGCGCTGTCGGACTAGGCGCGGGCACCATCGCCGCCTACGGGCAGACCGGAGACGTCTTTCGCTTCTATGAGATCGACCCGCTGGTAGAACGCATCGCACGCGAGTTGTTCACCTACCTGCGCGAAACGCCTGCACACACTGATGTGGTATTGGGAGACGCGCGCTATTCGATCAGCCGCGAGCATGGCGATCCCTATGATGTGATTATTCTCGATGCGTTTTCCGGGGATGCCGTGCCGGTGCATCTGCTTACGCAGCAAGCGCTGACCCTCTATCGCAAACATCTGGCACCCGACGGCATTCTTGCTTTCCACATTTCCAGCCAGTATCTGGACCTTGAGCCGGTGCTGGCGCGCGAAGCACAACAGGACGGAATGCATGCAATCACCATTCATTCCGGCGGGGATGAAAGTCACGGGATCTTTATCGCCGACTGGGTGCTGTTAACGAATAACGAACAGTTTCTCGCAAAACCCGATATCGTCCGCGTGGCACATCCGTCGCTATTGCGAAGCGATGTTAACCTCTGGACAGATGACTACTCCAGCATTCTGCCGCTATTGAAGTGGCCACCGCGTGCTCACTGA
- a CDS encoding ABC transporter permease translates to MDWMLRIFRKLTIVGRGERFKRELEEEMVFHREETAKQFRARGMASEDARYAASRQFGNDVRLRDESHETVAFWFEGMVQDFRFALRQLRKNPGFALTAIVILTFGIGASVAIFGFVDAALIKPLPYKDPNRLVVLFESIPLGPRFHLSYPDYVDWKRQNTVFQSLDVYAPYGFMLTDSDGTHQADGARVSDGFFHTLGVAPVLGRDFRSGEDQKNASRTVLLSYSAWQRRYGGRKDVLGQTVVLDGKPNTIIGVLPRDFHFAPAEPADFWTTSQGEISGCRGCHGLYGIARLKVGVSFQTAFANIKGIADQLARQYPDSNRDQKAYMLPMTEVIVGDIRPILLVLLSGAGLLLLIATINVASLLMVRSESRRREIAVRGALGASRMRLIRQFVTEGLVLVTTSSLLGIAAAYAGMQVIGHSIPKDMMATMPYLRGLGFNPRVLLFACAISLIAGVLFSFTPALRLSGADMREGLTDGGRGYAGTMWRRIGSNLVVVELTTAMVLLVGAGLLGQSFYHLLHVDIGLQPDHLAFLTVGAASNSYDKDEPKIALERRLIGEVSSLSGVKSAGISTSLPIGDGDGTTGFRIVGRPYHGEHMEVAIRKVSSGYFTTLQAQLLRGRYLAEDEDNSKPQVVVISETMAKQYFPGENPIGKQIAFDIDKPKEYLEIIGEVKDLQEGQLDAAPRGAMYVPYNQGPTGFFSLIVRTSQDEESLLPALTSLIHQIDPNIATFGASTMRERIHNSPVAYLHRSAAWLVGGFAGLALLLGVVGLYGVIAYSVSQRTREIGVRMALGAQRGSVYRLILREAGWLTVVGIAAGMAASLGVTMLMRKLLFGVRAWDVSTLIAVAIVLGGCALVASYLPAKRAASVNPVEALRAE, encoded by the coding sequence ATGGACTGGATGCTGCGTATCTTTCGGAAATTGACAATTGTCGGACGCGGAGAACGCTTCAAGCGCGAACTGGAAGAAGAGATGGTCTTTCATCGCGAGGAAACCGCGAAGCAGTTTCGCGCAAGGGGTATGGCGTCTGAAGATGCTCGTTACGCCGCCAGCCGGCAATTTGGAAACGATGTGCGTCTGCGAGATGAGAGTCATGAGACGGTTGCATTCTGGTTTGAGGGCATGGTGCAGGATTTTCGCTTTGCCCTGCGACAGCTGCGCAAGAATCCGGGATTCGCTCTGACTGCTATTGTCATTCTGACTTTTGGCATTGGCGCGAGCGTGGCCATCTTCGGCTTTGTGGATGCGGCATTGATCAAGCCCCTGCCGTATAAGGACCCGAACCGGCTCGTCGTGCTGTTCGAAAGCATTCCCCTTGGCCCGAGATTTCACCTCTCTTATCCGGACTACGTGGACTGGAAGCGTCAGAATACGGTCTTCCAGTCGCTGGACGTGTATGCGCCCTATGGGTTCATGTTGACGGATTCAGACGGAACGCATCAGGCAGATGGGGCCCGCGTCAGCGATGGCTTCTTTCATACGTTGGGTGTGGCACCGGTGCTGGGGCGCGATTTTCGCAGCGGGGAAGACCAGAAAAATGCCTCTCGCACCGTTTTATTGAGCTATTCCGCGTGGCAGAGGCGCTATGGGGGACGGAAAGATGTGCTGGGGCAGACCGTGGTTCTCGATGGCAAGCCCAACACGATCATCGGAGTGCTGCCGCGTGATTTTCATTTTGCTCCCGCCGAGCCGGCTGACTTCTGGACAACTTCGCAGGGTGAGATCAGTGGTTGCCGAGGCTGTCATGGGCTCTATGGAATTGCGCGGCTCAAGGTTGGCGTTTCGTTCCAGACAGCCTTTGCCAACATCAAGGGAATCGCTGACCAACTTGCGCGCCAGTATCCAGACTCGAACCGCGACCAGAAAGCCTACATGCTACCGATGACCGAGGTGATCGTCGGAGATATACGTCCGATTCTGCTGGTGTTGCTGAGCGGCGCCGGTCTGCTGCTTTTGATTGCCACCATCAACGTTGCCAGCCTGCTGATGGTGCGCTCCGAGAGCCGCAGACGCGAGATTGCTGTGCGTGGAGCGCTGGGTGCATCGCGGATGCGGCTGATCCGGCAGTTCGTGACCGAAGGACTGGTGCTGGTTACGACCAGCAGCCTGCTAGGCATCGCAGCAGCATATGCGGGGATGCAGGTGATTGGGCACTCCATTCCCAAGGACATGATGGCGACCATGCCTTACCTGCGGGGACTTGGGTTCAACCCGAGAGTGTTGCTCTTTGCCTGCGCGATTTCGTTGATCGCCGGAGTCCTTTTTTCATTCACTCCGGCGCTGCGGCTGTCAGGCGCGGACATGCGGGAGGGGCTGACGGATGGCGGACGTGGATATGCAGGTACGATGTGGCGGCGCATCGGCTCGAATCTTGTTGTGGTTGAGTTGACCACTGCGATGGTGCTGCTCGTGGGCGCAGGCCTGCTGGGCCAAAGCTTCTATCACCTGCTGCATGTGGATATCGGATTGCAGCCCGACCATCTGGCATTTCTTACAGTGGGCGCAGCCTCGAACAGCTATGACAAGGACGAGCCGAAGATTGCGCTGGAGAGACGGCTCATCGGCGAGGTGAGCAGCCTGTCGGGCGTGAAGTCCGCGGGGATTTCCACTTCTTTGCCGATTGGCGACGGCGATGGCACGACCGGATTTCGGATCGTGGGCCGTCCGTACCATGGCGAGCACATGGAAGTGGCTATTCGAAAGGTGAGCTCCGGGTACTTTACAACGCTGCAGGCGCAGCTGTTGCGTGGGCGCTACTTGGCGGAGGATGAGGATAACTCGAAACCGCAAGTTGTGGTCATCAGCGAAACGATGGCAAAGCAGTATTTTCCGGGTGAGAATCCTATCGGCAAACAGATTGCCTTTGACATCGACAAGCCCAAGGAATACCTGGAGATTATTGGCGAAGTGAAAGACCTGCAGGAAGGGCAGCTTGATGCTGCTCCGCGTGGCGCGATGTATGTTCCATACAACCAGGGCCCGACCGGATTCTTTTCGCTGATCGTTCGTACATCGCAGGATGAGGAATCTCTTCTGCCCGCGCTGACTTCGCTCATTCACCAGATCGATCCGAACATCGCGACGTTTGGCGCTTCCACGATGAGAGAACGCATCCACAATTCTCCGGTTGCGTATCTGCATCGGTCTGCTGCGTGGCTTGTCGGAGGGTTCGCGGGGCTTGCGCTATTGCTGGGTGTTGTCGGGCTTTACGGCGTCATCGCGTATTCAGTCAGCCAGCGGACGCGTGAGATCGGCGTTCGCATGGCGCTTGGAGCACAACGAGGATCAGTGTACAGGCTCATTCTTCGGGAAGCAGGCTGGCTGACCGTGGTGGGAATCGCAGCGGGTATGGCTGCTTCGCTTGGCGTGACGATGCTGATGCGCAAGCTGCTCTTTGGCGTCCGGGCATGGGATGTATCGACGCTGATTGCGGTCGCTATCGTGCTGGGTGGGTGCGCATTGGTGGCGAGCTATCTGCCTGCGAAACGTGCGGCATCGGTGAATCCTGTAGAAGCGTTGCGGGCCGAGTAG
- a CDS encoding SDR family oxidoreductase, with the protein MEIKGQLAIVTGAGRGIGEAVGKRLAAMGATVLLAARDLTQLQRVQHEIQAAGGSAEAAQLDLQDEQSIANLAAAIENRHGRCDILVNNAAVGSSGKPLFEMSPAEWDQLMATNLRGPYLMIRALAPMMIAAKSGHIVNISSLAGHNPLPNGAAYSASKWGLNGLSYSVAEELRPHGIRVSVIAPGSVNTRFEGRGDRKDPNKKIQPDDVAHVVAMLVTQAPQSFVSEVLLRPTQKP; encoded by the coding sequence ATGGAAATCAAAGGTCAACTGGCAATTGTGACAGGAGCAGGTCGCGGCATCGGCGAAGCGGTCGGCAAGCGGCTGGCAGCCATGGGAGCAACCGTACTGCTTGCGGCGCGAGACCTGACGCAGCTTCAGCGCGTCCAGCACGAGATTCAGGCCGCTGGAGGATCGGCGGAAGCCGCACAACTCGACCTGCAGGACGAACAGTCCATCGCAAACCTTGCCGCTGCCATCGAGAACCGCCATGGGCGCTGCGACATTCTGGTCAACAACGCGGCCGTCGGCAGCAGCGGCAAGCCACTGTTCGAAATGTCTCCTGCGGAATGGGACCAGCTGATGGCTACCAATCTGCGCGGGCCTTATCTGATGATCCGCGCCCTGGCTCCCATGATGATCGCGGCCAAGTCCGGCCACATCGTCAACATTTCATCGCTCGCCGGACACAATCCGTTGCCAAATGGAGCCGCGTACTCCGCCTCGAAGTGGGGGCTGAATGGCCTGAGCTACTCGGTCGCCGAAGAGCTGCGCCCGCACGGCATCCGGGTCTCGGTGATCGCGCCGGGATCGGTGAACACGCGCTTCGAAGGCCGCGGCGACAGGAAAGATCCCAACAAAAAAATCCAGCCCGACGATGTAGCCCATGTCGTAGCCATGCTGGTGACGCAGGCGCCCCAATCATTTGTGAGTGAAGTGCTGCTCAGGCCCACGCAAAAGCCCTGA